The region GTACTGGCCCGGGTGTAATCTGGCCCATGGCAATACCGTCACGGAACTGCAGCAGGTCTATCCATTTATGAGTGTCCACCACCGCGTGCTGTATAAGCGGTATAGAGGTAAATCCACCGCCAAAGGCCAGCAGGCCGATTTTAAAAAATTCCGCGAAAAGCATTCTGGCCGGCGAAATCAAAATACCCATAATAGTCAGTGCCAAAAGCCAGGGCAACATTTTGTTTAATAGTTGCGCCAGAGGGCTCAGATTATTTTTTTCTGTCGTTTGCGCGGTTATTTCCTTTGCGGGTTTCGCGGCGTCATTATCCTTTGCGAAAAAGTAAAATAAAAAACCCAGAAAACCGGACAATAATACCAGATAAACTATATTAGCGTGAAAATAAAAAATTCCGGCAAAGGAAACCATGGCGATCAGCAATCCCTTAAAACTATGGCGGTCCAGGCTGGGAAAAACAGCTTTCCCCAGAGTCCTTAAAGCGTTCAGTAGTAGCGCTATCACCATGGCGCCCATTCCTGTGAACAGCGATTTTACAAAGTGCAATTGTCCGAACTGAAAATATATCTGGGATAAAACTACAATAAACATGAAAGCCGGGAAAGCGAATCCGATAGTCATTACTGCCGCGCCGGGATATTTTTTCATCCTGTAGCCCAGATACCCCATCAGGGTAACGCCAACCGCTCCGGGTAAGAGTTGCGAAAGGCTGAGCCCTTCCATAAAACGTTTTTCCGAAACCCATTTTTTTTCTTTAACCAGAACGTTTTTCATATGCGCCAATATAGCCGGGCCGCCATATCCGGTTACACCGATATACAAACTGGTTTTGAACATGTCCCTGAGTTTGACCATAGTTGTCATTATATTATTTTTTTCGTGAAACCAGTGCACCCATCGGACAAAATCTTACACATTTTCCGCAATCTATACATTTTTCTTTGTCAATATCCGGTGCTGCGAACCCTTTCTGAGACAATGCTCCCACCGGGCACACTCTTATGGCCGGGCAGGGATGGTTTTGCGGACAGCGATCAACTTCAACGCTAAGGCTCATTTTTTCTCCTTTATTATATATCAATACATATTAACACATTAGTATATATTAATATTGATATGTATGCAATATAAATTTTGTTTACTATTGATTTATTATGGGCATATGCTCATAATAAATAATAGTGGAGTTTATATGGTAAGACCGAAATGTTGCAGGCTAACGGGCTGTCTGCCCGATATTAATTATTACAAACCAAAGGGTATGCCGGCTGCTCCGTTAGAGGAAGTTGTTCTTTATCTGGATGAGTATGAGGCTATAAAACTTGCTGATTTTGAAGGTTTATACCAGGAAGAGGCTGCGGAAAAAATGAAGATTTCGCGGCAGACTTTCGGTCGTATCATAGAGTCGGCGCACAAAAAAATAGCCGATGTGTTGATACACGGTAAAGCATTGAAGATTGAAAGAGGAGAAAAAAACACGAAAAATTGAGCTGAAAAACGAAAGGATAAACAAATGAAAATAGCATTACCTACAATTGATAACAAGATAGATGATCACTTCGGCCACTGCGAATATTTTACAATATATTCGGTTAACAACCGGGAAATAATCTCCGAAGCTGTGATCAAATCCCCGGAAGGATGCGGCTGCAAATCCAATATAGCCCAGACCCTGGCCGAGTCCGGAGTAGAGGTAATGTTGGCCGGGAATATGGGCGAGGGTGCTGTTAATGTACTGGGCAGCCATGGAATAAAAGTTTTACGCGGTTGCTCGGGTAATGTTAAGGAAGTCGCGGAAAATTGGCTTAATGGCAAACTTCAGGATTCAGGAGATGTATGTCACCAACACGAGTGTCATTAAGCAAAAAATATATTTAAGGAGGTAAGAAAATGGAACAATGTGAGTTAATAGAAAAATGCGGATTCTTCAAAAAATATCAGGCAACAAAGGACCTGGCCTGCAAAGGCTTCATCTTGCAATACTGTACCGGACCAAAAAAGCAGGATTGCAAAAGAATGCAGTATCGCAAGGAACATGGCGCTCCACCACCCGACGAAATGATGCCCAGCGGACAAATGTTGAAAGTATAGAACTGACAAAAATATAATAAATTAAAAATAGCGACATTGATGAGCTTTTAACCGGGAATCTCTTAATGTCGCTATTTTGCAAACCGGGGACTAGCTTTTCAGGTCCTTCAGCTTTTCCAGATACACTTCTTTACTGATGCTGCCTTTGGCATATTCTTTCTTCAAGATTGTTTCCGGAGTTTCTTTATCTCCTGTTACAGTCTTTCTCTCATTATAGATGAAGTAAATTACCACCAGTACAAGTACTATAAGTATCAAGCCCATAAACACACCTCCTCCATAGTAGTGATGATAGAACCAGGGTCTTGCCCAGTCATACATATACATAATAAACCTCCTTACTTACTTTCTTTAATTAATAAGACGTTCACTAGGCTCAAAAGTTACAATTTTTCCTCAGCATACGCATATTGCGGCCGGGCATCAAATTCTGACAGCGGTTCAGATAAACATTCAGCAGTTCTTTCTGCGGACCGGCGGCGTTTTCACCCAGCGCCGATAAAACCGCTATCTGCCGGTCGTTTAATTTTTCTATTTTTTTGTTCAGCTCGTCTTTTTGCGGTTCTTTTGTTTTTTTGGAAAGCAGCAGGGCATTATTTGCCTCAGCCAGAAGGCTTTCCAGTATTTCTTTATCAATTTTGCCTTTCAGGTCATAGGTTTTTTC is a window of Candidatus Margulisiibacteriota bacterium DNA encoding:
- the chrA gene encoding chromate efflux transporter gives rise to the protein MTTMVKLRDMFKTSLYIGVTGYGGPAILAHMKNVLVKEKKWVSEKRFMEGLSLSQLLPGAVGVTLMGYLGYRMKKYPGAAVMTIGFAFPAFMFIVVLSQIYFQFGQLHFVKSLFTGMGAMVIALLLNALRTLGKAVFPSLDRHSFKGLLIAMVSFAGIFYFHANIVYLVLLSGFLGFLFYFFAKDNDAAKPAKEITAQTTEKNNLSPLAQLLNKMLPWLLALTIMGILISPARMLFAEFFKIGLLAFGGGFTSIPLIQHAVVDTHKWIDLLQFRDGIAMGQITPGPVLITATFIGFKVLGLFGAVAATLGIFLPSLIAVVILSSFHNRIRDQKITRVIMKGLLAGFIGLILATTINFGLKSLINWQTWSIFIASAVTLLYFKKDPLWVILGTIAVSLFII
- a CDS encoding 4Fe-4S binding protein, with translation MSLSVEVDRCPQNHPCPAIRVCPVGALSQKGFAAPDIDKEKCIDCGKCVRFCPMGALVSRKK
- a CDS encoding DUF134 domain-containing protein; this translates as MVRPKCCRLTGCLPDINYYKPKGMPAAPLEEVVLYLDEYEAIKLADFEGLYQEEAAEKMKISRQTFGRIIESAHKKIADVLIHGKALKIERGEKNTKN
- a CDS encoding NifB/NifX family molybdenum-iron cluster-binding protein gives rise to the protein MKIALPTIDNKIDDHFGHCEYFTIYSVNNREIISEAVIKSPEGCGCKSNIAQTLAESGVEVMLAGNMGEGAVNVLGSHGIKVLRGCSGNVKEVAENWLNGKLQDSGDVCHQHECH
- a CDS encoding SHOCT domain-containing protein; this encodes MYMYDWARPWFYHHYYGGGVFMGLILIVLVLVVIYFIYNERKTVTGDKETPETILKKEYAKGSISKEVYLEKLKDLKS